The following are encoded together in the Wolbachia endosymbiont (group E) of Neria commutata genome:
- the rodA gene encoding rod shape-determining protein RodA — MINVIALFSIGIAVQYSSAGGKWVPFAVHQLVIFFVFFLLAITMSFIEPDFYLRHAYFFYTSSIILLLFVNFFGAHIMGATRWIRIGSISLQPSEFAKVSLILALARYFDKQSIYKIMEFKKLFKALIIIFLPVFLVLKQPNLGTAIIMLLVVASIIFTVIIKRSHLVICGILGIFSAPTIWPFLHSYHKKRILSFLDSSVDPLGIGYNAQQSQIAIGSGGLLGKGFVNGSQSQLGFLPEKHTDFAFAVLSEEWGFLGSMALILLYTSLLVIIFSIAYRSKNYFSKVISIGIFAFFGAHFFINIGMTIGLLPVIGDPLPFLSYGGSTTSASLICVGLLLNSAASIRKLS; from the coding sequence ATGATTAATGTGATTGCCTTATTTTCTATCGGCATAGCTGTTCAATACTCTTCTGCTGGCGGGAAATGGGTGCCGTTTGCGGTACATCAATTAGTCATATTTTTCGTCTTTTTCTTATTAGCTATAACTATGTCATTTATAGAGCCAGACTTTTATCTGAGGCATGCTTATTTTTTTTATACATCATCAATCATTTTGCTATTATTTGTAAACTTCTTTGGTGCACACATCATGGGTGCAACAAGGTGGATAAGAATAGGATCCATTAGCTTACAACCATCAGAGTTTGCAAAAGTCAGCTTAATACTTGCACTTGCTCGTTATTTTGATAAGCAAAGTATATATAAAATAATGGAATTTAAAAAATTGTTTAAAGCGCTCATAATTATTTTCCTACCGGTGTTCTTAGTATTAAAGCAGCCTAATTTAGGTACAGCTATAATAATGCTACTCGTAGTAGCATCAATTATATTTACTGTGATAATAAAAAGATCTCATTTAGTAATTTGTGGGATACTTGGCATATTTTCAGCACCAACTATTTGGCCTTTTTTACACTCTTATCACAAGAAAAGAATATTGTCATTTTTAGATTCATCAGTGGATCCGCTTGGTATAGGTTACAATGCGCAGCAATCTCAAATAGCTATTGGTTCTGGGGGACTACTTGGCAAGGGTTTCGTTAATGGAAGTCAATCTCAACTTGGATTTTTACCAGAAAAGCACACAGATTTTGCTTTTGCTGTGCTGAGTGAAGAGTGGGGATTTTTAGGTAGTATGGCTTTAATTTTACTCTATACCTCATTGCTAGTCATAATATTCTCTATCGCTTATAGATCTAAAAACTATTTTTCTAAGGTGATATCTATCGGAATTTTTGCTTTTTTTGGTGCCCATTTTTTCATAAATATCGGAATGACAATAGGACTTTTACCAGTAATAGGCGACCCATTACCATTTTTATCCTATGGGG
- the thyX gene encoding FAD-dependent thymidylate synthase, translating into MDEEFYTTKRATVKEIDEILYKEHKGLDHGFIRVIDYMGSDNAIVQAARVSYGKGTKQISQDEALIKYLMRHHHTTPFEMCEIKFHVKLPIFIARQWIRHRTANVNEYSARYSILDNEFYIPKPEQVAKQSDNNKQGSGEAFDSDISSEIIDSLTNDSNLVYSHYEKFIEHGLAREIARTNLTLNYYTQFYWKIDLHNLLHFLRLRADKHAQYEIRVYAKIMLDIVKKWVPLAYSAFVEYNLDSACISKKGLEIVRKLIKGEKITREESGIGKREWDELMLILDK; encoded by the coding sequence ATGGATGAAGAATTTTATACAACTAAACGCGCCACAGTAAAAGAGATAGATGAAATTCTATATAAAGAACATAAGGGGCTGGATCATGGATTTATTCGAGTAATAGATTATATGGGCTCTGATAACGCTATAGTCCAAGCTGCTCGTGTTTCGTATGGAAAGGGAACGAAGCAAATTAGTCAAGATGAAGCACTCATCAAGTATTTAATGAGACATCATCATACCACGCCATTTGAAATGTGTGAAATTAAGTTTCACGTGAAACTTCCTATTTTTATTGCAAGGCAATGGATAAGGCATAGAACTGCAAATGTAAATGAATATTCAGCAAGATATTCAATACTTGACAATGAATTTTATATACCCAAACCAGAACAAGTTGCAAAACAATCTGATAATAATAAACAAGGTAGCGGGGAAGCTTTTGATTCGGATATTTCAAGCGAAATAATAGATTCTCTAACAAATGACTCTAATCTTGTATATTCTCATTATGAAAAATTTATTGAGCATGGGCTTGCAAGGGAAATAGCACGTACAAATCTAACGCTTAATTACTATACACAATTTTACTGGAAAATAGATCTGCATAATCTTCTTCATTTTTTGAGACTTAGAGCCGATAAGCATGCCCAATATGAAATCAGAGTCTATGCTAAAATTATGCTGGATATAGTAAAAAAATGGGTTCCATTGGCTTACAGCGCCTTTGTTGAATACAATTTAGACTCTGCCTGTATTTCAAAAAAAGGGCTAGAAATAGTTCGAAAATTAATCAAAGGAGAGAAAATCACCAGAGAGGAAAGTGGAATTGGTAAAAGAGAATGGGATGAACTGATGCTCATACTTGATAAATAA
- a CDS encoding aspartate kinase — protein sequence MDNIIVKKFGGTSLTNLNRVANLIKNDVEKGYSVVVVVSAIGGLTDEMVCQAKQISNLSSRQELAEYDVMLSAGEQISCGLLTITLQSIGVNAKSWLAWQLPIITDGFYSGSKIKTIETDHLKRSFVEGYTVAVIAGFQGVYDNRITTFGRGGSDISAVALAVAFDVKICKIFTDIDGIYTADPKIVPKARKLKSISYNQMLEMSSSGAKILHNRSVQLAMRHNIKVQVLSAFKEVEGTTVVNEKDALEKYLITGITHSANEALVTFTNIAHILGILKDIAGANVRIDMIHGSSFVVSKFDVDLIKKILNENTNYIVNDGVAKISIIGIGIMSNTEVMHRTLKVLSEKKVEVLAIAMSEIKISIIIQKVHAEALVRDLHTEHELDDL from the coding sequence ATGGACAACATAATTGTAAAAAAATTTGGCGGAACGTCTTTGACTAATTTGAACCGAGTTGCAAATTTGATAAAAAACGACGTTGAGAAAGGCTATAGTGTAGTTGTTGTTGTATCTGCGATTGGAGGCTTGACTGATGAAATGGTTTGTCAGGCTAAACAAATCTCAAATCTAAGTTCTAGGCAAGAGTTAGCAGAATATGATGTGATGCTCTCTGCAGGAGAACAGATATCTTGTGGGTTATTGACGATTACTCTCCAATCTATTGGTGTTAATGCTAAATCGTGGCTCGCCTGGCAATTACCAATTATAACTGACGGTTTTTATTCTGGTTCTAAAATTAAAACAATAGAGACAGATCATCTAAAAAGATCTTTCGTTGAAGGTTATACTGTTGCAGTCATTGCTGGTTTTCAAGGTGTATATGATAATAGAATTACTACCTTTGGAAGAGGTGGCTCCGATATATCAGCAGTTGCCTTGGCGGTAGCTTTTGATGTTAAGATTTGCAAAATTTTTACTGATATTGATGGAATATATACAGCTGATCCAAAAATTGTTCCAAAGGCACGTAAACTCAAATCTATCTCTTATAATCAAATGTTGGAAATGTCGTCATCTGGTGCTAAAATCTTACATAATCGTTCAGTACAACTTGCAATGAGACATAACATTAAAGTGCAAGTGCTTTCTGCTTTTAAAGAAGTAGAAGGTACTACAGTAGTAAATGAGAAAGATGCACTAGAGAAATACTTGATTACAGGAATAACTCATAGCGCTAATGAAGCTCTTGTAACTTTTACTAATATTGCTCATATCTTGGGTATTCTCAAAGATATAGCAGGAGCAAACGTTAGAATTGATATGATACATGGGTCAAGTTTTGTCGTTTCAAAATTTGATGTTGATTTAATAAAAAAAATACTGAATGAGAATACAAATTATATTGTAAATGATGGGGTAGCTAAAATTTCAATCATTGGCATTGGTATTATGTCTAATACTGAAGTTATGCATCGTACACTAAAGGTTTTAAGCGAAAAAAAGGTAGAAGTGCTCGCTATTGCAATGTCTGAAATAAAAATTAGTATAATCATTCAAAAAGTACACGCTGAAGCTTTAGTTAGAGATTTGCATACTGAACATGAACTTGATGATTTATAG